The following proteins come from a genomic window of Gemmatimonadota bacterium:
- a CDS encoding TCR/Tet family MFS transporter produces the protein MRHVASEGGAPRPVGASRNALAAVLLTVLIDTIGFGIVIPVLPQLIVELTGDSLALATRDGGYLLVTYAVMQFFFGPVMGSLSDRFGRRVVILASLAAFGTDYLVMALAPTLAWLFVGRAVAGMSGAVYAAANAFIADITPAGDRAKSFGLVGAMFGLGFILGPAMGGLLGELGPRAPFFASALLAFLNLIYAFLVLPETLPPERRRPFVLRRANPFGTFASLARRGGVLGLAAAMFLWQLAHQVYPSTWSFFTKIRFGWSEAEIGASLALVGVTMAVVQGGLTGRLVGRWGERRAAFLGLTVGTLAFVAYGLAMRSWMLYGIILFAALQGLVYPSMNALLSRRVSEDQQGELQGGIASLYSLATIIGPLVMTQALSRFSAADARVHLPGAAFFLAAALAVVSGWMLARSLPGRPARVGTDSDLT, from the coding sequence ATGAGGCACGTCGCTTCGGAGGGAGGGGCACCACGGCCGGTGGGGGCGAGCAGAAACGCATTGGCGGCCGTGCTCCTGACCGTGCTCATCGATACGATCGGGTTCGGGATCGTCATCCCGGTTCTGCCCCAGCTCATCGTGGAGCTGACCGGAGACTCCCTGGCGCTGGCCACGCGTGACGGCGGCTACCTGCTCGTGACCTACGCCGTGATGCAGTTCTTCTTCGGTCCAGTGATGGGTAGCCTGAGTGATCGGTTCGGCCGCCGTGTCGTGATCCTGGCCTCGCTGGCCGCGTTCGGCACCGACTATCTGGTGATGGCGTTGGCGCCGACGCTGGCCTGGCTGTTCGTAGGTCGGGCGGTGGCCGGCATGTCTGGCGCGGTCTACGCGGCGGCCAATGCGTTCATCGCCGACATCACACCGGCCGGGGATCGGGCCAAGAGCTTCGGGCTGGTGGGCGCCATGTTCGGACTCGGCTTCATTCTGGGGCCGGCGATGGGAGGTCTGCTGGGGGAGTTGGGGCCGCGGGCGCCGTTCTTCGCATCGGCGCTCCTCGCGTTCCTCAACCTGATCTACGCCTTCCTGGTGTTGCCCGAGACGTTGCCTCCGGAGCGCCGACGTCCCTTTGTCCTGAGGAGAGCCAACCCGTTCGGCACGTTCGCGTCGCTGGCGCGCCGCGGCGGGGTGCTCGGCCTGGCCGCGGCCATGTTCCTTTGGCAGCTCGCCCACCAGGTTTACCCGTCCACCTGGTCGTTCTTCACCAAGATCCGCTTCGGCTGGAGCGAAGCGGAGATCGGGGCGTCACTGGCGCTCGTCGGCGTCACCATGGCCGTGGTGCAGGGAGGACTGACCGGCAGGTTGGTGGGCCGCTGGGGGGAGCGGCGGGCAGCGTTCCTGGGCCTCACGGTGGGCACCTTGGCCTTCGTGGCGTACGGCCTGGCCATGCGGTCCTGGATGCTCTACGGCATCATCCTGTTCGCGGCACTGCAGGGGCTCGTCTATCCATCGATGAACGCGCTGCTTTCACGACGGGTTTCCGAGGACCAGCAGGGCGAGTTGCAGGGCGGGATCGCCAGTCTGTACAGCCTGGCCACCATCATCGGGCCGTTGGTCATGACGCAGGCCTTGAGCCGCTTCAGCGCCGCGGATGCTCGCGTCCATCTGCCCGGCGCCGCTTTCTTCCTGGCGGCAGCTCTGGCAGTGGTGAGTGGGTGGATGCTGGCGAGGAGCCTGCCTGGACGGCCGGCTCGGGTCGGCACCGACTCCGATTTGACCTAG